A DNA window from Daucus carota subsp. sativus chromosome 3, DH1 v3.0, whole genome shotgun sequence contains the following coding sequences:
- the LOC108212501 gene encoding replication protein A 70 kDa DNA-binding subunit B, which produces MGMVKDVSSLETTSKGSKKLDVLLVDDRNHDMVISLWEEKATHFMESMAPLQDAAVFVIITGLLAKQYSGNSIILSSGDPTKCYFNLDYDPLKELMGNIQAITGHSSTSLPPPTKKRFVSTEDNIIADATIQTILDAQLPDDKKVMRFVCEATIVDISKYDGWYYNSCPTCPRKIRFEHGNLYCDGCTKETGDYVQRYKITIHVKDDTAKTTFTLFNKEAQRLIGAPIQTIIAEIGQDKITSDIPVLVKNVKGKKCVFEVKVTIFNLDGREGYTVARLSEVTDQPPSTSNPPETLMDSPRKKKKLA; this is translated from the exons ATGGGTATGGTAAAAGATGTCAGTTCTTTGGAGACAACATCAAAGGGATCCAAAAAGCTTGATGTCCTCTTGGTGGATGACAG GAACCATGACATGGTTATCTCATTATGGGAGGAAAAGGCAACTCACTTTATGGAAAGCATGGCTCCTCTTCAAGACGCCGCGGTGTTTGTTATCATCACAGGCCTCCTCGCAAAACAATACTCAG GAAATAGCATCATACTGTCAAGCGGAGACCCAACAAAATGTTATTTCAACCTTGATTATGACCCCCTAAAGGAGCTCATGGGAAATATACAAGCGATAACTGGTCATAGTTCAACGAGTCTACCACCTCCTACGAAAAAGAGATTTGTCTCGACAGAAGACAACATTATTGCTGATGCAACTATCCAAACTATCCTTGATGCGCAGCTTCCAGATGATAAAAAG GTCATGCGGTTCGTGTGTGAGGCGACCATTGTCGATATCTCAAAATATGACGGATGGTACTACAATTCTTGCCCCACATGCCCACGTAAAATTCGCTTCGAGCATGGAAATTTGTACTGCGATGGATGCACAAAGGAAACTGGAGATTACGTTCAGCG CTATAAGATCACTATCCACGTTAAAGATGACACCGCCAAGACTACTTTCACATTGTTCAACAAGGAGGCACAAAGACTGATTGGTGCTCCGATTCAGACAATCATTGCTGAAATTGGACAG GATAAGATCACTTCCGATATCCCTGTACTCGTGAAGAATGTGAAGGGAAAGAAATGCGTGTTCGAGGTCAAAGTCACAATATTCAATCTTGACGGACGCGAGGGATACACTGTTGCACGACTCTCTGAAGTAACAGACCAGCCGCCTAGCACCTCAAATCCACCTGAAACCTTAATGGATTCCCcgagaaagaaaaagaagctaGCTTGA
- the LOC108211677 gene encoding calcium-binding protein CML24, whose product MQKTCNNSYKNSLYTPNLRYQVMSKINGVVAGDMEEVKKVFNKFDTNGDGKIDLTELGSILRALGTNAPHDELQRIMSEIDTDGDGVIDLKEFSDFHLGGSDDAANLKDLRDAFDLYDLDKNGLISVSELHAVLKRLGEKCSLKDCKKMVSSVDVDGDGNVNFEEFKKMMNKA is encoded by the coding sequence ATGCAGAAGACTTGTAATAATTCCTACAAAAATTCCCTCTATACACCTAACCTTAGATATCAAGTAATGTCAAAAATCAACGGTGTCGTTGCAGGTGACATGGAAGAAGTTAAGAAAGTCTTTAACAAGTTCGACACTAACGGTGACGGCAAGATTGACTTAACCGAGCTCGGATCTATTCTCCGAGCTCTCGGCACCAACGCGCCTCACGACGAGCTTCAACGCATAATGTCCGAAATCGACACCGATGGTGACGGGGTGATTGATCTCAAGGAGTTCTCTGATTTTCACCTCGGTGGTTCGGATGACGCGGCGAATCTCAAAGATCTTCGTGACGCGTTTGACTTGTACGATCTTGACAAGAACGGGCTGATCTCGGTGAGCGAGTTGCACGCGGTGTTGAAGAGGTTGGGAGAGAAGTGCTCGTTGAAGGATTGTAAGAAAATGGTTAGTTCAGTTGATGTGGATGGTGATGGTAATGTTAATTTTGAGGAGTTTAAGAAGATGATGAATAAAGCCTAG